In Salegentibacter mishustinae, a single genomic region encodes these proteins:
- a CDS encoding M28 family metallopeptidase — translation MKKMLLVALSAGMVACGTQKNVENANPMEYAETITASELKEHLYTFASDEFEGRNTGEPGQKKAAEYIVNQYQEIGIEAPEGYANYYQEIPTEFFDGKLNDSENVLGFIKGSEKPDEILVITSHYDHVGVDDEGNIYNGADDGGSGPVGILEIAEAFRAAQKDGYTPKRSILFIHLTGEEKGLLGSKYYVENPVFPLENTVANLNMDMIGRIDKEHEGNDNYVYLIGSDKLSTDLHELSENVNSEYMNMDLDYTYNDENDPNRFYYRSDHYNFAKNNIPVIFYFNGVHPDYHKPTDTVEKIEYEALMKRARLVFLTAWEIANREERLVVDKAGE, via the coding sequence ATGAAAAAAATGCTTTTAGTGGCCTTATCTGCCGGAATGGTAGCCTGCGGCACCCAAAAAAATGTTGAAAATGCAAATCCCATGGAGTATGCTGAGACCATCACTGCTTCAGAATTAAAAGAACATCTTTACACTTTTGCCAGTGACGAATTTGAAGGAAGAAACACCGGCGAACCTGGACAGAAAAAAGCAGCCGAATATATTGTTAACCAATACCAGGAAATTGGCATTGAAGCTCCTGAAGGTTATGCTAACTACTATCAGGAAATCCCAACCGAATTTTTTGATGGAAAACTTAATGATTCCGAAAACGTGCTTGGTTTCATAAAAGGAAGCGAAAAACCAGACGAAATTCTAGTAATCACTTCTCATTACGATCACGTAGGAGTAGATGACGAAGGTAACATCTATAACGGTGCAGATGACGGTGGTTCTGGTCCCGTTGGTATTTTAGAAATTGCCGAAGCTTTTAGAGCAGCTCAAAAAGATGGTTATACTCCTAAACGATCTATTCTTTTTATTCATTTAACCGGTGAAGAAAAAGGACTTTTAGGTTCTAAATATTATGTTGAAAACCCTGTATTCCCATTAGAAAATACCGTTGCCAACTTAAATATGGATATGATTGGCCGTATTGATAAAGAGCACGAAGGCAACGACAACTATGTTTACCTGATTGGTAGCGATAAATTAAGCACCGATCTTCACGAACTTAGTGAGAATGTAAATTCAGAATATATGAATATGGATTTGGATTATACCTATAACGATGAAAATGATCCTAACCGTTTTTATTACCGAAGTGACCATTACAACTTCGCAAAGAACAACATCCCGGTAATTTTCTACTTTAACGGAGTTCACCCAGATTACCACAAACCAACAGATACCGTTGAGAAAATTGAATATGAAGCTTTAATGAAAAGAGCTAGATTGGTATTCCTTACCGCCTGGGAAATCGCTAACCGCGAAGAAAGACTGGTAGTTGATAAAGCTGGTGAATAA
- a CDS encoding fasciclin domain-containing protein, translated as MKTIKFTKIALLAFLTFGLFACSDDDDGGDVITPSNTIADFVAGNPDYSSLGAALEVTGLDATLDGTANFTVFAPNNAAFNSFLSNNGFNSLDEVPEDVLTEILLNHVQEGEIMSSALSTGYIESMATGMASDQPLSLYINTDDGVTINGVSSVTTPDVEVDNGIIHAVDAVIGLPDVTTFATADPNFDILVQALTADESFTFVETLMMSEDPAPFTVFAPTNTAFTNVLDELELADLDDIPADLLSSILSYHVVAGSNVRAEDLTDQMMVETLETGSFTINLGENVTITDENGRTATIVATNVQANNGVIHVLDTVILPENEAIEIETNTIADFVAGNEDYSSLLAALEATGLTSTFTGTDDYTVFAPNNAAFTAFLNENGFNGLDEVPVDLLTQVLLNHVQMGEIMSTELTTGYIPSMAVWGASEEPLSMYINTDDGVMINGVSSVTTADVEVDNGVIHAVDAVIGLPNITTFATADPNFDILVQALTREDSFTFVETLMMSEDPAPFTVFAPINDAFVDLLDELELGALADIPTETLEATLAYHVVTGANVRSGDLTDDMDVTTLEGGDFTVNLGDNVTITDENERTATVIAADVQATNGVIHALDTVLLPAAD; from the coding sequence ATGAAAACTATTAAATTTACTAAAATCGCTTTACTGGCATTTTTGACTTTTGGTCTCTTTGCATGTAGTGATGACGATGATGGAGGAGATGTAATCACCCCTTCAAACACAATTGCCGATTTTGTGGCTGGAAACCCTGATTATTCTTCTTTAGGCGCCGCATTAGAAGTAACAGGACTGGATGCTACTTTAGACGGAACAGCTAACTTTACCGTATTTGCACCTAACAATGCCGCATTTAACTCATTTTTATCGAACAACGGTTTTAACAGTCTTGATGAAGTTCCCGAAGATGTTTTAACAGAGATCCTTCTAAACCACGTTCAGGAAGGTGAAATTATGTCTAGTGCCTTATCTACCGGCTATATTGAGAGTATGGCAACCGGAATGGCTTCAGACCAACCTTTAAGTTTATATATCAATACTGACGATGGTGTAACCATCAACGGAGTTTCTTCAGTAACCACGCCCGACGTTGAAGTAGACAACGGTATAATTCACGCTGTAGATGCCGTAATTGGATTACCGGATGTAACCACTTTTGCAACTGCCGATCCCAATTTCGATATTCTTGTACAGGCACTTACTGCAGATGAATCTTTTACTTTCGTTGAAACTTTAATGATGAGTGAAGATCCTGCGCCATTTACTGTTTTCGCCCCAACCAATACTGCTTTCACAAATGTACTTGACGAGCTTGAATTAGCCGATTTAGACGATATTCCAGCCGATCTTTTATCGAGTATTTTAAGCTACCACGTAGTTGCGGGATCAAATGTTCGAGCTGAAGATCTTACAGATCAAATGATGGTAGAGACTCTTGAAACCGGAAGTTTCACTATCAACCTGGGAGAAAATGTAACTATTACTGATGAAAACGGAAGAACTGCAACAATTGTTGCCACTAACGTTCAGGCAAATAATGGAGTGATTCACGTTTTGGATACAGTAATTCTTCCTGAAAATGAGGCTATTGAAATTGAAACAAATACCATTGCCGATTTTGTAGCCGGAAATGAAGATTATTCTTCTTTATTAGCCGCACTTGAAGCTACTGGTTTAACTTCAACTTTCACCGGAACCGATGATTATACCGTATTTGCTCCAAATAACGCTGCATTTACAGCTTTTTTAAATGAGAATGGCTTTAATGGTCTTGATGAAGTACCTGTAGATTTATTAACCCAGGTATTATTGAACCACGTACAGATGGGCGAAATTATGTCTACCGAATTAACTACCGGCTACATCCCAAGTATGGCCGTATGGGGAGCTTCTGAAGAGCCTTTAAGTATGTATATAAATACAGATGACGGCGTGATGATTAATGGAGTTTCTTCGGTAACCACTGCCGACGTTGAAGTAGACAATGGGGTAATTCACGCAGTAGATGCAGTAATTGGATTACCAAATATAACCACATTTGCTACTGCCGATCCTAACTTCGATATTCTTGTACAGGCCCTTACAAGAGAAGATTCTTTCACTTTTGTTGAAACACTTATGATGAGTGAAGATCCTGCTCCATTTACTGTTTTCGCTCCAATTAATGATGCATTTGTAGATTTATTAGATGAATTGGAATTAGGAGCTCTTGCAGATATCCCTACAGAAACTTTGGAAGCTACTTTAGCTTATCACGTAGTTACCGGTGCTAATGTTAGATCTGGAGACTTAACTGATGATATGGATGTTACCACGCTAGAAGGCGGTGATTTTACTGTAAATCTTGGTGATAATGTAACTATTACAGATGAAAACGAAAGAACTGCTACAGTGATTGCAGCTGATGTTCAAGCTACAAACGGAGTAATTCACGCACTTGATACCGTATTGCTACCTGCTGCAGATTAA